From the Oncorhynchus nerka isolate Pitt River linkage group LG20, Oner_Uvic_2.0, whole genome shotgun sequence genome, one window contains:
- the LOC115117653 gene encoding ADP-ribosylation factor-like protein 8A: MIALINKLLDWFKALFWKEEMELTLVGLQYSGKTTFVNVIASGQFSEDMIPTVGFNMRKITKGNVTIKLWDIGGQPRFRSMWERYCRGVSAIVYMVDAADPEKTEASKNELHNLLDKPQLQGIPVLVLGNKRDLPGALDEKELIERMNLSAIQDREICCYSISCKEKDNIDITLQWLIQHSRTKRSTS, encoded by the exons ATGATCGCATTGATCAACAAGCTCCTTGACTGGTTCAAAGCACTGTTTTGGAAGGAAGAGATGGAGTTAACATTGGTGGGACTCCAGTATTCGGGCAAGACAACTTTCGTTAACGTGATCGCG TCGGGTCAATTCAGCGAAGACATGATTCCCACAGTGGGCTTCAACATGAGGAAGATCACCAAGGGAAATGTCACCATCAAG CTGTGGGATATCGGCGGTCAGCCTCGATTCAGGAGCATGTGGGAGCGATACTGCAGAGGAGTCAGTGCCATTGT GTACATGGTTGATGCAGCTGACCCAGAGAAGACAGAGGCGTCTAAAAATGAACTACACAACTTATTGGACAAGCCCCAGCTCCAGGGTATTCCT GTTCTTGTCTTGGGGAATAAGAGGGATCTTCCTGGGGCACTTGATGAGAAggagctgattgagagaat GAACCTCTCGGCCATCCAAGACAGAGAGATCTGCTGTTACTCCATCTCCTGCAAGGAAAAGGACAACATCG ATATCACGCTACAGTGGCTGATCCAGCACTCCAGAACCAAGCGGAGCACTTCATGA